A region from the Lytechinus variegatus isolate NC3 chromosome 6, Lvar_3.0, whole genome shotgun sequence genome encodes:
- the LOC121417895 gene encoding uncharacterized protein LOC121417895: MPVVQGKVGGHIVSVLRDSGCSTTIVKSKYVRPDQYLNIKKRVALIDRTIREFPVARIWVDTPYYVGQLDALVLENPLYELILGNVSGVRKHTDPDPDWTLELDEDDDFDAEVDIDSEIPSEGGAVETRGQKAQKLKPLKPLPTAKALSLATSKADFQHAQKEDETLGKYWKAAETGALSITGKGNETRFLVKRGLLYREFRAAKQTQGGPITQLCVPKGFREGVIALAHDGIMAGHLKVQKTLDRLQQSFCWPRMAEDVRCYCISCDICQRTIKKGSVSRVPLESTPLIDTPFKRVAIDLVGPLDPKTDRGNRYILTLVDYATRYPEAIPLPNIETERIAEALLEIFSRLGLPDEILTDRGSQFMSGLMKELGRLLSVKQLTTTPYHPMCNGLVERFNGTLKTMLKRMCAERPKDWDRYIPALLFAYREVPQASLSFSPFELLYGRTVRGPLSLIKTIWEEEDASEEVKTTYEYVVDLRARMEETCKLAQEELKRASARYKKYYDTTARDRKFAVGDKVLILRPTSASKLLMQWQGPYEIKQKVGRCDVRIEVNGRLKTYHVNLLKKYIDRSDVSDLNQAASISVVEEEHDHDRPCIGFPALIQTEDLRHVVISDKLTNTQDAQARQVLAQFEAQLTDVPGRTNTMQCTVKLTSNDPVVSKPYPLPQSTREAVKSEITDMLRLGVIEKSESRFASPIVLVKKKDGTNRFCVDYRKLNAVTVFDPEPVPNADDLLSNLAKGRYFSKLDLSKGYWQIPMAAEDKEKTAFVTSEGLFHFTVLPFGMVNAPATFSGLMRRVLSGLDGVVNYIDDILVYSETWEGHVRTLVQVFTRLAEAGLTAKPSKCQIGFQSLDFLGHVVGEGTLRPDPAKLDRILHATPPTTKKEVRAFLGLAGYYRKFIPNFATIAAPLTDLTKKNGPNKVEWGPIEERAFQTLKSRLTSSPILHLPNQDEPYILATDASDVGIGAVLMQRVGEEKFPIAYASRKLSDTERRYAVIERECLAIAWAVKKFNVYLYGTEFELEVDHRPLMYLAQAKLQNSRILRWALALQSYRYHVTAVRGIDNVGADFLSRCPEQ, translated from the coding sequence ATGCCTGTCGTTCAAGGCAAGGTAGGGGGACACATTGTCTCTGTACTTAGGGATAGTGGATGTAGTACGACGATTGTAAAATCCAAGTATGTAAGGCCAGATCAGTACCTGAATATTAAGAAGAGGGTAGCCTTAATCGATAGGACGATAAGGGAATTCCCTGTTGCTAGGATATGGGTGGATACTCCTTACTATGTTGGGCAGTTAGATGCGTTAGTACTAGAGAACCCACTATATGAGTTAATACTCGGTAACGTCAGCGGGGTGAGGAAACACACCGATCCTGACCCTGATTGGACATTAGAGCTAGACGAGGATGATGATTTCGATGCCGAAGTCGACATCGATTCGGAAATCCCATCCGAGGGAGGCGCAGTAGAGACGCGGGGTCAAAAAGCACAGAAATTAAAGCCACTAAAGCCATTACCGACTGCCAAAGCACTTTCTCTTGCTACGAGCAAGGCTGATTTTCAGCACGCGCAAAAGGAGGACGAGACACTTGGTAAGTATTGGAAAGCGGCAGAAACAGGGGCTCTGTCTATTACTGGAAAGGGTAATGAGACGCGCTTTTTGGTAAAACGCGGACTATTGTATCGAGAATTTAGAGCTGCCAAGCAAACTCAAGGCGGGCCGATTACTCAACTTTGCGTGCCCAAGGGATTTAGGGAAGGAGTTATTGCGCTAGCCCATGATGGTATCATGGCTGGTCACCTTAAGGTACAAAAAACTCTTGATCGCCTACAGCAAAGTTTTTGCTGGCCGCGCATGGCAGAAGATGTGCGCTGCTATTGTATCTCGTGCGACATTTGTCAGAGGACAATAAAGAAAGGAAGTGTTAGTCGCGTGCCACTCGAGAGCACACCCCTCATTGACACTCCCTTTAAGCGCGTGGCCATTGACCTCGTAGGGCCATTAGATCCGAAGACTGACAGAGGGAATCGCTATATTTTGACATTAGTTGACTATGCGACGCGATATCCTGAGGCAATACCATTGCCTAATATTGAGACCGAGCGGATTGCCGAAGCTCTTCTCGAGATTTTCAGTAGGCTAGGCCTACCGGATGAAATTCTCACCGATAGAGGGAGCCAGTTTATGAGCGGGCTTATGAAGGAGTTAGGGCGGTTGCTGTCCGTCAAACAGTTAACCACAACTCCTTACCACCCAATGTGCAATGGGCTGGTAGAGCGCTTTAATGGGACGCTTAAGACGATGCTTAAGCGCATGTGCGCAGAGCGACCCAAAGATTGGGACCGATACATTCCAGCGCTACTATTTGCATACAGGGAGGTACCGCAAGCTAGCCTCAGCTTCAGCCCATTTGAACTTCTATATGGTAGAACCGTGCGTGGTCCTCTCTCCCTAATTAAGACTATCTGGGAAGAAGAGGATGCATCTGAGGAAGTTAAGACAACGTATGAATATGTTGTAGATCTGCGTGCAAGAATGGAAGAAACTTGCAAGCTTGCGCAGGAAGAGCTGAAACGCGCATCAGCTCGTTACAAGAAGTATTATGATACCACAGCTAGAGATAGGAAGTTTGCCGTGGGGGATAAGGTCCTTATTCTCAGACCCACAAGCGCAAGCAAACTACTGATGCAATGGCAAGGTCCGTATGAGATCAAGCAGAAGGTAGGCCGATGCGATGTCCGTATCGAAGTTAATGGTAGGCTAAAAACCTACCATGTTAACCTCCTGAAGAAATACATTGACCGAAGCGACGTAAGCGATCTCAACCAAGCCGCATCAATCTCTGTGGTCGAAGAAGAACATGACCATGATAGGCCATGTATTGGATTTCCTGCGCTAATCCAGACCGAGGATCTCCGACATGTGGTAATCAGTGACAAGCTGACCAACACACAAGATGCACAGGCTAGACAGGTATTAGCCCAATTTGAAGCACAACTGACAGATGTGCCAGGGAGAACTAATACTATGCAGTGCACAGTCAAACTGACAAGTAATGACCCAGTGGTAAGCAAACCATACCCACTACCTCAGTCAACACGCGAAGCAGTCAAGTCTGAGATAACTGATATGCTCCGACTAGGTGTGATTGAGAAGTCGGAATCGCGTTTCGCTTCACCAATCGTCTTGGTGAAGAAGAAAGACGGCACAAACAGATTCTGCGTCGACTACAGGAAACTGAACGCAGTAACAGTTTTCGACCCAGAGCCGGTGCCTAACGCGGATgacttattgtcaaatctagcAAAAGGGCGCTACTTCTCGAAGCTAGATCTGAGCAAGGGGTATTGGCAGATACCAATGGCAGCAGAAGACAAAGAGAAGACTGCTTTTGTAACTTCTGAGGGGCTATTTCACTTCACTGTGTTACCTTTCGGAATGGTTAATGCACCAGCTACATTCTCAGGTCTTATGCGACGGGTTCTATCTGGGCTAGACGGGGTAGTCAATTACATTGACGACATCTTAGTTTATTCAGAAACCTGGGAGGGTCATGTCAGGACATTGGTCCAAGTGTTCACAAGACTTGCCGAGGCTGGACTGACAGCAAAACCGAGTAAGTGTCAGATTGGATTCCAATCTTTGGATTTCCTAGGACATGTTGTCGGGGAAGGCACACTCAGGCCTGATCCAGCAAAACTGGATCGAATTCTGCATGCAACTCCTCCAACTACCAAGAAGGAGGTACGCGCATTCTTAGGTTTGGCAGGCTATTATCGGAAGTTCATCCCAAACTTTGCGACAATCGCAGCGCCACTGACCGATCTCACAAAGAAAAACGGGCCAAATAAAGTGGAATGGGGTCCAATTGAAGAGCGAGCGTTCCAAACACTAAAGTCACGTCTGACTTCATCACCGATCTTGCATCTCCCAAATCAAGATGAACCATACATATTGGCAACGGATGCTTCAGATGTAGGCATAGGGGCCGTTCTGATGCAGCGCGTAGGGGAAGAAAAATTTCCAATCGCATACGCGAGTAGAAAACTGTCCGACACAGAAAGACGCTATGCGGTAATCGAAAGGGAATGTCTTGCGATTGCTTGGGCAGTGAAAAAATTCAATGTCTACCTCTATGGCACTGAATTTGAATTAGAAGTAGATCACAGACCACTGATGTACTTAGCACAAGCGAAATTGCAAAATAGTAGAATTCTGAGGTGGGCTCTTGCGCTTCAGTCATATCGTTACCATGTGACTGCAGTAAGGGGAATAGATAATGTAGGGGCTGATTTTCTTAGCCGTTGCCCTGAACAATAG